Proteins from a single region of Streptomyces spectabilis:
- a CDS encoding TetR/AcrR family transcriptional regulator, with protein sequence MSVDRDQVLRGAAALLTRKGSATMDEVAKAAGVSRATLHRHFAGRDALVRALEDLGLRECELALDAARLDEGGAADALRRLVKELQPAAGLLAFLVTENALFEGESQHEGWSRIDTRVAELFRRGQESGEFRIDLTPVWLTEALYGLVSSGAWAVLDGRVASKDFSYMIAELLIGGARRRVEP encoded by the coding sequence ATGTCTGTCGACCGAGACCAGGTGCTGCGCGGTGCCGCCGCCCTGCTCACCCGCAAAGGCTCCGCGACCATGGACGAGGTCGCGAAGGCCGCGGGTGTCAGCAGGGCCACCCTGCACCGTCACTTCGCCGGGCGGGACGCGCTCGTCCGCGCGCTCGAAGACCTCGGCCTGAGGGAGTGCGAGCTCGCCCTCGACGCCGCCCGCCTCGACGAGGGCGGCGCCGCCGACGCGCTGCGGCGCCTGGTCAAGGAGCTCCAGCCCGCCGCCGGACTGCTCGCGTTCCTCGTCACGGAGAACGCGCTGTTCGAGGGCGAGTCGCAGCACGAGGGCTGGTCCCGGATCGACACCCGCGTGGCCGAGCTGTTCCGGCGCGGTCAGGAGAGCGGCGAGTTCCGCATCGACCTGACCCCGGTCTGGCTCACCGAGGCCCTGTACGGCCTCGTCAGCTCCGGCGCCTGGGCCGTCCTCGACGGCCGCGTCGCGAGCAAGGACTTCAGCTACATGATCGCCGAGCTGCTCATCGGCGGCGCACGACGGAGAGTGGAACCATGA
- a CDS encoding aldo/keto reductase codes for MPFARLAEATTPTAHIGLGLAAVGRPGYITLGREADLPPSRSVEALRERAFELLDAAYALGVRYVDAARSYGRSEEFLADWLASRPAADTADVVVGSKWGYTYTADWRTDATAHEVKDHSVAAYDRQRAETAALLGGRLDLYQIHSVTPGSPALTDKELHARLADLAAEGVTVGLSVSGPEQAAAIRAALDVTVGGAPLFRTVQATYNALETSAGPALAEAHDAGLTVLVKEGMANGRLAGEHAPAALRAVAERTGLGCDAVALALVLREPWAGVVLSGAATSVQLVSNLHAAAVDLDAEDLERAGALAEEPAAYWSTRAALPWH; via the coding sequence ATGCCCTTCGCCCGCCTGGCCGAAGCCACCACCCCCACCGCCCACATCGGCCTCGGCCTGGCCGCCGTCGGCAGGCCCGGCTACATCACCCTGGGCCGCGAGGCCGACCTGCCGCCGTCCCGCAGCGTCGAGGCCCTGCGCGAGCGCGCCTTCGAACTCCTCGACGCCGCCTACGCCCTCGGCGTGCGCTACGTCGACGCGGCCCGCTCCTACGGCCGCTCCGAGGAGTTCCTCGCCGACTGGCTGGCGAGCAGGCCTGCCGCCGACACCGCCGACGTCGTCGTCGGCAGCAAGTGGGGCTACACCTACACGGCCGACTGGCGCACCGACGCCACCGCGCACGAGGTCAAGGACCACAGTGTCGCCGCGTACGACCGCCAGCGCGCCGAGACCGCCGCGCTGCTCGGCGGGCGGCTCGACCTCTACCAGATCCACTCGGTCACGCCCGGGAGCCCGGCGTTGACCGACAAGGAGCTGCACGCCCGGCTCGCCGACCTCGCCGCCGAGGGCGTCACCGTCGGCCTGTCCGTGAGCGGCCCCGAGCAGGCCGCGGCGATCCGCGCCGCCCTGGACGTGACGGTCGGCGGCGCGCCGCTCTTCCGCACCGTCCAGGCGACCTACAACGCCCTGGAGACCTCGGCCGGGCCCGCGCTCGCCGAGGCCCACGACGCGGGTCTGACCGTCCTGGTCAAGGAGGGCATGGCCAACGGCCGCCTGGCCGGTGAACACGCGCCCGCCGCCCTGCGCGCCGTCGCCGAGCGGACCGGCCTCGGCTGCGACGCCGTCGCCCTGGCCCTGGTCCTGCGCGAGCCCTGGGCGGGCGTCGTGCTCTCCGGCGCCGCCACCTCCGTACAGCTCGTGTCGAACCTGCACGCCGCGGCCGTCGATCTGGACGCGGAGGACCTGGAGCGCGCCGGGGCCCTGGCCGAGGAGCCCGCCGCGTACTGGAGCACGCGGGCCGCGCTGCCCTGGCACTGA
- the argH gene encoding argininosuccinate lyase: MSSNSGDVRLWGGRFADGPAEALARLSASVHFDWRLAPYDIAGSRAHARVLHTAGLLTADELERMLAGLDLLEGDVASGAFVGTVADEDVHTALERGLLERLGPDLGGKLRAGRSRNDQVATLFKMYLRDHARIIGGLVTDLQEALIGLAEAHPDVAMPGRTHLQHAQPVLFAHHVLAHVQSLSRDAERLRQWDERTAVSPYGSGALAGSSLGLDPEAVARDLGFEHGSAANSIDGTASRDFVAEFAFITAMIGVNLSRIAEEVIIWNTKEFSFVTLHDAFSTGSSIMPQKKNPDIAELARGKSGRLIGNLTGLMATLKALPLAYNRDLQEDKEPVFDSCDQLEVLLPAFTGMMATLTVNRERMEELAPAGFSLATDIAEWLVKQGVPFRVAHEVAGSCVKECEAQGIELDQLTDEQFAKISPHLTPEVRTVLNVPGALASRDGRGGTAPSAVAVQLAEIKTDVAAQRRWATARTA; this comes from the coding sequence GTGAGCAGCAACAGCGGTGACGTCCGGCTCTGGGGCGGACGGTTCGCGGACGGTCCGGCGGAGGCCCTGGCCCGGCTTTCGGCTTCCGTGCACTTCGACTGGCGCCTCGCGCCGTACGACATCGCGGGCTCGCGAGCCCACGCGCGCGTGCTGCACACGGCGGGGCTGCTCACGGCCGACGAGCTGGAGCGCATGCTGGCGGGCCTCGACCTGCTCGAAGGGGACGTGGCGTCCGGCGCGTTCGTGGGCACCGTCGCCGACGAGGACGTGCACACCGCCCTGGAGCGCGGCCTCCTGGAGCGGCTCGGCCCGGACCTCGGCGGCAAGCTGCGCGCGGGCCGGTCCCGCAACGACCAGGTCGCCACGCTCTTCAAGATGTATCTGCGCGACCACGCCCGGATCATCGGCGGCCTCGTCACCGACCTCCAGGAGGCGCTCATCGGCCTCGCCGAGGCGCACCCGGACGTCGCGATGCCCGGCCGCACCCACCTCCAGCACGCCCAGCCGGTCCTCTTCGCCCACCACGTGCTCGCCCACGTCCAGTCCCTGTCCCGGGACGCGGAGCGGCTGCGGCAGTGGGACGAGCGCACCGCCGTGTCGCCCTACGGCTCGGGCGCGCTCGCGGGCTCGTCCCTCGGGCTCGACCCGGAGGCGGTCGCCCGGGACCTCGGCTTCGAGCACGGCTCGGCCGCCAACTCCATCGACGGCACGGCCTCGCGGGACTTCGTCGCCGAGTTCGCCTTCATCACCGCGATGATCGGCGTGAACCTCTCCCGGATCGCCGAGGAGGTCATCATCTGGAACACGAAGGAGTTCTCCTTCGTCACGCTCCACGACGCCTTCTCCACCGGCTCCTCGATCATGCCGCAGAAGAAGAACCCGGACATCGCGGAGCTGGCCCGGGGCAAGTCCGGCCGCCTCATCGGCAACCTCACGGGCCTCATGGCCACCCTCAAGGCGCTCCCGCTCGCGTACAACCGCGACCTCCAGGAGGACAAGGAGCCCGTCTTCGACTCCTGCGACCAGCTGGAGGTCCTGCTGCCCGCCTTCACCGGCATGATGGCGACGCTCACCGTCAACCGGGAGCGCATGGAGGAGCTGGCCCCCGCCGGGTTCTCGCTCGCCACGGACATCGCCGAGTGGCTGGTCAAGCAGGGCGTGCCGTTCCGCGTCGCGCACGAGGTCGCGGGCAGTTGCGTCAAGGAGTGCGAGGCGCAGGGCATCGAGCTCGACCAGCTCACCGACGAGCAGTTCGCGAAGATCTCCCCGCATCTGACCCCGGAGGTCCGCACCGTCCTGAACGTGCCGGGCGCCCTCGCGTCCCGCGACGGCCGCGGCGGCACCGCCCCCTCGGCGGTCGCCGTCCAGCTCGCCGAGATCAAGACGGACGTGGCCGCCCAGCGCCGGTGGGCGACCGCCAGGACCGCGTAG
- a CDS encoding argininosuccinate synthase, producing MTERVVLAYSGGLDTSVAIGWIAEETGAEVIAVAVDVGQGGEDLDVIRKRALACGAVEAEVADAKDEFADEYCLPAIKANALYMDRYPLVSALSRPTIVKHLVAAANKHGAGIVAHGCTGKGNDQVRFEAGIQALGPDLKCIAPVRDYAMTRDKAIAFCEDKGLPIATSKKSPYSIDQNVFGRAVETGFLEDIWNAPIEDVYEYTSNPATPREADEVVLTFKEGVPVAIDGRPVTVLQAIQQLNERAGAQGIGRIDMVEDRLVGIKSREVYEAPGAIALITAHQELENVTVERELARYKRQVEQRWGELVYDGLWFSPLKRALDGFINEANQHVSGDIRMTLHGGRAVVTGRKSEQSLYDFNLATYDTGDTFDQSKAQGFIDIFALSSKIAAKRDLA from the coding sequence GTGACCGAGCGCGTCGTACTCGCCTACTCGGGCGGCCTGGACACCTCCGTCGCCATCGGCTGGATCGCCGAGGAGACGGGCGCCGAGGTCATCGCCGTCGCCGTGGACGTCGGCCAGGGCGGCGAGGACCTGGACGTCATCCGCAAGCGCGCGCTCGCCTGCGGTGCCGTCGAGGCCGAGGTCGCGGACGCCAAGGACGAGTTCGCCGACGAGTACTGCCTCCCGGCGATCAAGGCCAACGCCCTCTACATGGACCGGTACCCGCTGGTCTCCGCCCTGTCCCGGCCCACCATCGTCAAGCACCTGGTGGCCGCCGCGAACAAGCACGGCGCCGGCATCGTCGCCCACGGCTGCACCGGCAAGGGCAACGACCAGGTGCGGTTCGAGGCCGGCATCCAGGCGCTCGGCCCGGACCTGAAGTGCATCGCCCCCGTGCGGGACTACGCGATGACGCGGGACAAGGCCATCGCCTTCTGCGAGGACAAGGGCCTGCCGATCGCGACCAGCAAGAAGTCGCCGTACTCCATCGACCAGAACGTCTTCGGGCGGGCCGTCGAGACGGGCTTCCTCGAGGACATCTGGAACGCGCCGATCGAGGACGTCTACGAGTACACCTCCAACCCCGCGACCCCGCGCGAGGCCGACGAGGTCGTCCTCACCTTCAAGGAGGGCGTCCCGGTCGCCATCGACGGCAGGCCCGTCACCGTCCTCCAGGCGATCCAGCAGCTCAACGAGCGCGCGGGCGCCCAGGGCATCGGCCGGATCGACATGGTCGAGGACCGGCTCGTCGGCATCAAGTCCCGTGAGGTGTACGAGGCCCCGGGCGCGATCGCGCTGATCACCGCCCACCAGGAGCTGGAGAACGTCACGGTCGAGCGCGAGCTCGCCCGGTACAAGCGGCAGGTCGAGCAGCGCTGGGGCGAACTGGTCTACGACGGCCTGTGGTTCTCCCCGCTCAAGCGGGCCCTGGACGGCTTCATCAACGAGGCCAACCAGCACGTCAGCGGCGACATCCGGATGACCCTGCACGGCGGCCGCGCCGTCGTCACCGGCCGGAAGTCCGAGCAGTCGCTCTACGACTTCAACCTCGCGACGTACGACACGGGTGACACCTTCGACCAGTCGAAGGCCCAGGGCTTCATCGACATCTTCGCCCTGTCGTCGAAGATCGCCGCCAAGCGCGACCTGGCCTGA
- a CDS encoding bile acid:sodium symporter family protein gives MRTEQTTPSATAAVGAPGGADRAARRAVTVFPVLVLAAGAVGLAAPDAFAGWKPSVPYLLGVVMFCMGLTMTPADFQGVARRPWAVALGLVAHYVIMPGLGWLVAHALDLSPQLAAGVILVGCAPSGTASNVVTYLARGDVALSVSVATVSTMVAPLVTPPLTLLLAGEYLPVDAGSMVTDILKTVLLPVVAGLLVRLFLGRYVDRALGALPWLSAATIAVIVAVVVAGSAAAIKSAAALVLLAVVLHNGLGLALGYGAGRLARLGAPASRAMAFEVGMQNSGLAASLATAHFSPLAALPAAIFSVWHNVSGSLVAAWMAHKDKAGRAPSSPSGD, from the coding sequence GTGCGGACCGAACAGACGACTCCCAGCGCCACGGCGGCCGTCGGGGCCCCGGGCGGCGCCGACCGGGCCGCGCGCCGGGCCGTCACCGTCTTTCCCGTCCTGGTGCTCGCCGCGGGCGCCGTCGGACTCGCGGCCCCTGACGCCTTCGCGGGCTGGAAGCCGAGCGTGCCGTACCTGCTCGGCGTGGTGATGTTCTGCATGGGTCTGACGATGACCCCGGCGGACTTCCAGGGGGTCGCACGGCGACCCTGGGCCGTGGCGCTCGGCCTCGTCGCGCACTACGTGATCATGCCGGGCCTCGGCTGGCTGGTCGCCCACGCCCTCGACCTGTCACCGCAGTTGGCTGCCGGGGTGATCCTCGTCGGCTGCGCGCCCAGCGGCACCGCCTCGAACGTGGTGACGTATCTGGCGCGCGGCGACGTCGCGCTCTCGGTGTCCGTCGCGACCGTCTCCACGATGGTCGCGCCGCTCGTCACACCGCCGCTGACGCTGCTGCTCGCGGGCGAGTACCTGCCGGTGGACGCGGGCTCGATGGTGACGGACATCCTCAAGACGGTGCTGCTGCCCGTCGTCGCGGGCCTGCTGGTGCGGCTCTTCCTCGGCCGGTACGTGGACCGGGCGCTCGGCGCGCTGCCGTGGCTGTCCGCCGCCACCATCGCCGTCATCGTCGCGGTGGTCGTCGCGGGCAGCGCGGCGGCGATCAAGTCGGCCGCCGCGCTCGTCCTGCTCGCGGTGGTGCTGCACAACGGGCTCGGCCTCGCCCTCGGCTACGGCGCGGGCCGCCTGGCCCGGCTCGGGGCACCCGCGTCGCGCGCGATGGCCTTCGAGGTGGGCATGCAGAACTCGGGCCTGGCCGCGTCCCTGGCCACCGCCCACTTCAGCCCGCTGGCGGCCCTGCCCGCAGCGATCTTCTCGGTCTGGCACAACGTGTCGGGCTCACTGGTGGCGGCATGGATGGCCCACAAGGACAAGGCAGGCCGGGCCCCTTCGAGCCCGTCCGGCGATTGA
- a CDS encoding arginine repressor — protein MSHAQRNERGESAGPAVPQTRTARHRRIVDILNRQPVRSQSQLAKLLADDGLSVTQATLSRDLDELNAVKIRNAEGDLIYAVPSEGGFRTPRAPLGESAKEERMRRLSGELLISAEASANLVVLRTPPGAAQFLASAIDQAELHDILGTIAGDDTVMLISRDATGGQALADHLLRLASNEH, from the coding sequence ATGAGCCATGCGCAGCGCAACGAGCGCGGGGAGTCCGCCGGGCCCGCGGTGCCACAGACCCGCACGGCACGGCACCGCAGGATCGTCGACATCCTCAACCGGCAGCCGGTGCGCTCGCAGAGCCAGTTGGCGAAGCTCCTCGCCGACGACGGCCTGAGCGTCACCCAGGCGACCCTCTCCCGCGACCTCGACGAGCTGAACGCCGTCAAGATCCGCAACGCCGAGGGCGACCTCATCTACGCCGTGCCGAGCGAGGGCGGCTTCCGCACGCCGCGGGCCCCGCTCGGCGAGTCGGCGAAGGAGGAGCGGATGCGGCGCCTGTCCGGCGAACTCCTCATCTCCGCCGAGGCCTCCGCCAATCTCGTGGTGCTGCGCACCCCGCCCGGAGCCGCCCAGTTCCTCGCCTCCGCGATCGACCAGGCCGAGCTGCACGACATCCTGGGCACGATCGCCGGCGACGACACGGTGATGCTTATCAGCAGGGATGCGACCGGGGGCCAGGCCCTGGCCGACCACTTGCTGCGGCTGGCGTCCAACGAGCACTGA
- a CDS encoding acetylornithine transaminase, with amino-acid sequence MTAATPSTPSTPSTPAPSFNASLTARWQGALMDNYGTPRLPLVRGAGSRLWDADGKEYVDFVGGIAVNALGHGHPAVVDAVSRQIAALGHVSNLFVAEPPVALAERLLQLFGRDGRVYFCNSGAEANEGAFKIGRLTGRPHMVATEGGFHGRTMGALALTGQPGKQQPFLPLPGDVTHVPYGDVDALRAAVTEDTAFVIIEPIQGENGAVVPPAGYLRAAREITRATGTLLVLDEVQTGVGRTGHWFAHFAEEDVLPDVVTLAKGLGGGLPLGATVAFGAAAELLRPGHHGTTFGGNPVACAAGLAVLDTITAEGLLDRTKRAGERLRHGIESAGHGMVDHVRGAGLLLGMVLTEPLAAQVQQAAQDAGFLVNAPAPDVVRLMPALNVGDTEVDAFLRALPGVLDQAAAAANGDGRSGE; translated from the coding sequence ATGACCGCCGCCACCCCGTCCACCCCGTCCACCCCGTCCACCCCGGCCCCCTCGTTCAACGCGTCGCTGACCGCGCGCTGGCAGGGAGCGCTCATGGACAACTACGGCACCCCGCGCCTGCCCCTGGTGCGCGGCGCGGGCAGCAGGCTCTGGGACGCGGACGGCAAGGAGTACGTCGACTTCGTCGGCGGCATCGCGGTGAACGCGCTCGGCCACGGGCACCCGGCCGTGGTGGACGCCGTCTCACGGCAGATCGCCGCGCTCGGCCACGTCTCGAACCTCTTCGTCGCCGAGCCGCCCGTCGCGCTCGCCGAGCGGCTGCTCCAGCTCTTCGGCCGCGACGGACGCGTGTACTTCTGCAACTCCGGCGCGGAGGCCAACGAGGGAGCCTTCAAGATCGGCCGGCTGACGGGCCGCCCGCACATGGTCGCGACCGAGGGCGGCTTCCACGGCCGCACCATGGGCGCGCTCGCCCTCACCGGCCAGCCCGGCAAGCAGCAGCCGTTCCTGCCGCTGCCCGGCGACGTGACGCACGTACCGTACGGAGACGTCGACGCCCTGCGCGCGGCGGTCACCGAGGACACCGCCTTCGTGATCATCGAGCCGATCCAGGGCGAGAACGGCGCCGTGGTGCCGCCCGCCGGATATCTGAGGGCGGCCCGCGAGATCACCCGCGCCACCGGCACCCTCCTGGTCCTCGACGAGGTGCAGACCGGCGTCGGCCGCACCGGCCACTGGTTCGCGCACTTCGCCGAGGAGGACGTGCTCCCCGACGTCGTCACGCTCGCCAAGGGCCTCGGCGGCGGCCTGCCGCTCGGCGCCACCGTCGCCTTCGGCGCGGCCGCGGAGCTGCTGCGCCCCGGCCACCACGGCACGACCTTCGGCGGCAACCCCGTCGCCTGTGCCGCAGGGCTCGCCGTGCTCGACACGATCACCGCCGAGGGGCTGCTCGACCGCACCAAGCGCGCGGGCGAACGGCTCCGGCACGGAATCGAGTCAGCGGGGCACGGCATGGTCGACCATGTCAGGGGCGCGGGCCTCCTGCTGGGTATGGTGCTCACCGAGCCGCTGGCCGCGCAGGTGCAGCAGGCGGCTCAGGACGCCGGCTTCCTGGTCAACGCGCCCGCCCCCGATGTCGTACGGCTGATGCCTGCCCTGAACGTGGGCGACACCGAGGTGGACGCCTTCCTCCGGGCCCTGCCCGGCGTCCTCGACCAGGCCGCGGCCGCGGCGAACGGGGACGGACGATCCGGAGAATGA
- the argB gene encoding acetylglutamate kinase encodes MSTRKHTALPKAQTLIEALPWLTRHRGKTVVIKFGGNAMVDAELKAAFAQDVVFLHHAGLRPVVVHGGGPQISAQLDKQGLVSEFKAGLRVTTPEAMDVVRMVLAGQVQRELVGLLNEHGPLAVGLTGEDAHTITATRHRPLIDGEPVDIGRVGEVTDIDTGAIQALLTDGRIPVVSSIARSQDEGDTGHVYNVNADTAAAALAAALGAETLMVLTDVEGLYEDWPRSDDVISRLTATELEKLLPELSSGMVPKMRGCLHAVRNGVQTARVIDGRVQHSILLEIFTDEGIGTMVVPDAPTEGATA; translated from the coding sequence ATGAGCACCCGCAAGCACACCGCCCTGCCCAAGGCGCAGACCCTCATCGAGGCGCTGCCCTGGCTGACCCGGCACCGCGGCAAGACCGTCGTCATCAAGTTCGGCGGCAACGCCATGGTGGACGCCGAGCTGAAGGCGGCCTTCGCCCAGGACGTCGTCTTCCTGCACCACGCGGGCCTGCGCCCCGTCGTGGTGCACGGCGGCGGCCCGCAGATCAGCGCCCAGCTCGACAAGCAGGGCCTGGTCAGCGAGTTCAAGGCGGGCCTGCGCGTCACGACGCCCGAGGCCATGGATGTCGTCCGCATGGTCCTGGCCGGGCAGGTGCAGCGGGAGCTCGTGGGCCTGCTCAACGAGCACGGCCCGCTGGCCGTGGGCCTGACCGGCGAGGACGCGCACACCATCACCGCTACCCGGCACCGCCCGCTCATCGACGGCGAGCCGGTCGACATCGGGCGGGTCGGCGAGGTCACCGACATCGACACCGGAGCCATCCAGGCGCTGCTCACCGACGGCCGCATCCCGGTGGTCTCCTCCATCGCCCGCTCCCAGGACGAAGGTGACACGGGGCATGTCTACAACGTCAATGCTGATACGGCGGCTGCGGCACTCGCTGCGGCGCTTGGTGCCGAGACGCTGATGGTCCTCACCGACGTGGAGGGCCTCTACGAGGACTGGCCCCGCAGCGACGACGTGATCAGCCGCCTCACCGCCACGGAACTGGAGAAGCTCCTGCCCGAGCTGTCCAGCGGCATGGTCCCCAAGATGCGGGGGTGTCTGCACGCGGTGCGCAACGGCGTGCAGACGGCCCGCGTCATCGACGGCCGGGTCCAGCACTCGATCCTGCTGGAGATTTTCACGGATGAAGGAATCGGCACGATGGTCGTGCCCGACGCGCCGACCGAGGGAGCCACGGCATGA
- the argJ gene encoding bifunctional glutamate N-acetyltransferase/amino-acid acetyltransferase ArgJ, with translation MSVTAAKGFQAAGIAAGIKENGNPDLALVVNSGPRRAAAGVFTSNRVKAAPVLWSEQVLKGGQVAAVVLNSGGANACTGPKGFQDTHATAEKAAEALGVDAAEVAVASTGLIGVTLPMDKLLPGVEAAAAALSPHGGEKAAIAIKTTDSVHKTAVFEGEGWTVGGMAKGAGMLAPGLATMLVVLTTDADLPAADLDKALREATRLTFDRVDSDGCMSTNDTVLLLASGAADVTPGQAEFAEAVRGVCDDLARQLIGDAEGASKDIRIEVVGAASEDDAVEVGRSIARNNLLKCAIHGEDPNWGRVLSAIGTTGAAFEPDRLNVAINDVWVCKNGSVGEDRDLVDMRYREVKITADLAAGSESAVIWANDLTADYVHENSAYSS, from the coding sequence GTGAGTGTCACGGCAGCCAAGGGATTCCAGGCTGCGGGTATCGCCGCCGGGATCAAGGAGAACGGCAACCCGGACCTGGCCCTCGTGGTCAACAGCGGGCCCCGCCGCGCCGCCGCGGGCGTCTTCACCTCCAACCGCGTGAAGGCCGCCCCCGTGCTCTGGTCCGAGCAGGTCCTCAAGGGCGGGCAGGTGGCCGCGGTCGTCCTCAACTCCGGCGGCGCCAACGCCTGTACCGGCCCCAAGGGCTTCCAGGACACGCACGCCACCGCCGAGAAGGCGGCCGAGGCGCTCGGGGTGGACGCGGCCGAGGTCGCCGTCGCCTCCACCGGCCTCATCGGCGTCACGCTCCCCATGGACAAGCTCCTGCCGGGCGTCGAGGCGGCCGCGGCCGCGCTGTCCCCGCACGGCGGCGAGAAGGCCGCCATCGCCATCAAGACGACCGACAGCGTGCACAAGACGGCCGTCTTCGAGGGCGAGGGCTGGACCGTCGGCGGCATGGCCAAGGGCGCGGGCATGCTCGCCCCCGGCCTCGCCACCATGCTGGTCGTCCTCACCACCGACGCCGACCTGCCCGCCGCCGACCTGGACAAGGCGCTGCGCGAGGCGACCCGCCTCACCTTCGACCGGGTCGACTCCGACGGCTGCATGTCCACCAACGACACCGTGCTGCTCCTGGCCTCCGGCGCGGCCGACGTCACGCCGGGCCAGGCGGAGTTCGCCGAGGCCGTCCGCGGCGTCTGCGACGACCTCGCCCGGCAGCTCATCGGCGACGCCGAGGGCGCGAGCAAGGACATCCGCATCGAGGTCGTGGGCGCCGCGAGCGAGGACGACGCCGTCGAGGTGGGCCGCTCCATCGCCCGCAACAACCTCCTCAAGTGCGCCATCCACGGCGAGGACCCCAACTGGGGCCGCGTCCTGTCCGCCATCGGCACCACCGGCGCCGCCTTCGAGCCGGACCGCCTCAACGTCGCCATCAACGACGTCTGGGTCTGCAAGAACGGCTCCGTGGGCGAGGACCGCGACCTCGTCGACATGCGCTACCGCGAGGTGAAGATCACCGCCGACCTGGCCGCGGGCTCCGAGTCCGCCGTCATCTGGGCCAACGACCTCACCGCCGACTACGTCCACGAGAACAGCGCCTACTCGTCCTGA
- the argC gene encoding N-acetyl-gamma-glutamyl-phosphate reductase: MTVRAAVAGASGYAGGELLRTLLTHPEVEIGTLTANSNAGQPLGALQPHLTPLAERVLEPTTAETLAGHDVVFLALPHGQSAAVAEQLGPDVLVVDMGADFRLADAADWERFYGSEHAGTWPYGLPELPGARAALAGTKRIAVPGCYPTAVSLALFPAYAAGLVEDEAVIVAASGTSGAGKAAKPHLLGSEVMGSMSPYGVGGVHRHTPEMIQNLSAAAGTRVSVSFTPTLAPMPRGILATCSAKARPGVTAESVRATYEKAFADEPFVRLLPEGQWPATASVYGSNAVHVQVAHDPGSGRVIVISAIDNLTKGTAGGAVQSMNIALGLPEELGLSTIGVAP; encoded by the coding sequence ATGACGGTACGCGCAGCGGTGGCGGGGGCGAGCGGATACGCGGGCGGGGAACTGCTGCGCACGCTGCTCACGCACCCCGAGGTCGAGATCGGCACCCTCACCGCCAACTCGAACGCGGGCCAGCCCCTCGGCGCCCTCCAGCCGCATCTGACGCCGCTCGCCGAGCGCGTCCTGGAGCCGACCACCGCCGAGACGCTCGCCGGGCACGACGTCGTCTTCCTCGCCCTGCCGCACGGCCAGTCCGCCGCGGTCGCCGAGCAGCTCGGCCCGGACGTGCTCGTGGTGGACATGGGCGCGGACTTCCGCCTCGCGGACGCCGCGGACTGGGAGAGGTTCTACGGCAGCGAGCACGCCGGCACCTGGCCGTACGGCCTGCCGGAGCTGCCGGGTGCCCGCGCCGCCCTCGCGGGCACCAAGCGCATCGCGGTGCCCGGCTGCTACCCCACGGCCGTCTCGCTCGCGCTGTTCCCCGCGTACGCCGCGGGCCTGGTCGAGGACGAGGCGGTGATCGTCGCGGCCTCCGGCACCTCGGGGGCGGGCAAGGCGGCCAAGCCCCACCTCCTCGGCTCCGAGGTCATGGGCTCCATGTCGCCGTACGGCGTGGGCGGTGTGCACCGGCACACCCCCGAGATGATCCAGAACCTCAGCGCGGCGGCGGGCACGCGCGTGTCGGTCTCCTTCACGCCCACCCTCGCGCCCATGCCGCGCGGCATCCTCGCCACGTGCAGCGCCAAGGCCAGGCCGGGCGTCACCGCCGAGAGCGTGCGCGCCACGTACGAGAAGGCCTTCGCCGACGAGCCGTTCGTGCGTCTGCTCCCGGAGGGGCAGTGGCCCGCCACGGCCTCCGTCTACGGCTCGAACGCCGTGCACGTGCAGGTCGCCCACGACCCGGGCTCCGGCCGCGTGATCGTGATCAGCGCCATCGACAACCTCACCAAGGGCACCGCGGGCGGCGCGGTGCAGAGCATGAACATCGCCCTGGGGCTCCCCGAGGAGCTGGGGCTCTCGACGATCGGAGTCGCACCGTGA